CGATGACTCCGATCCGGACCGCCTGTTCGCGAACGGTTCGCTCGAGATCCGTGACGTCCCGCACGATGTAGTCGCCCACACGCGCGCCAATCTTTGCGGGGTCGTCGTCGAACACTCCCACGATGGTGAAACCGCGCGCGCGCAGACCGTCGTACGCAGCGATGGCGGAACCCAGATGGCCGGCACCTACAAGCACCAGCCTGTGCGCGTGGTCGGAACCGAGAATCGCCTGTATGCGCTCTATCAGCGTGAGGACGTCATAGCCGACTCCGCGCTTCCCGAACTGCCCGAAGTGTGTGAGGTCGCGGCGAATCTGCGCGGGGTTGATGTCGGTGACCTCGCCCAATCTGGCCGAGGAGACAGTCTCCGAACCCTGTGCTCGCAGTTGCAGGAGAACGCTCAGATACGCGGGTAAGCGCTCTATGACACCCTGCGGAATACGCTCGGACCGTACGCTCGACATACCTGTCCCTCAGATTGGCTTGACGCCTATATCGTAACAATAGTTACAATT
This is a stretch of genomic DNA from Clostridiales bacterium. It encodes these proteins:
- a CDS encoding redox-sensing transcriptional repressor Rex encodes the protein MSSVRSERIPQGVIERLPAYLSVLLQLRAQGSETVSSARLGEVTDINPAQIRRDLTHFGQFGKRGVGYDVLTLIERIQAILGSDHAHRLVLVGAGHLGSAIAAYDGLRARGFTIVGVFDDDPAKIGARVGDYIVRDVTDLERTVREQAVRIGVIAVPAKSAQEVAARLVSAGVLVILNYSSAMISVPAHVTLHNTDPVRELLHTLYYLSQAESMAGSVAE